In Xylanibacillus composti, a genomic segment contains:
- a CDS encoding GH36-type glycosyl hydrolase domain-containing protein, with product MKFGHFDDARKEYVINTPKTPYPWINYLGNEQFFGLMSNTAGGYCFYRDARLRRITRYRYNNIPIDNGGRYFYLHDNGDYWTPGWMPVKRELDFYECRHGLGYTSITGERNGVRVNQLALVPLQFNGEVHKVTVSNTSGAEKQVKLFSFIEFCLWNAHDDMTNFQRNLSTGEVEVKGSVVYHKTEYRERRNHYAFYSVNSPIDGFDTDRESFLGAYNGLDTPQVVEAGQASNSVASGWSPIASHAIHITLQPGEEKSFIFVLGYVENPEEEKWEAPNVINKTRAQAMIDRFATDADVEKAMADLSDYWNGLLSKYMIESRDEKLDRMVNIWNPYQCMVTFNMSRSASYFESGIGRGMGFRDSNQDLLGFVHQIPERARERIIDIASTQFEDGSAYHQYQPLTKKGNNEVGSGFNDDPLWLILGTSAYIKETGDFSILDEQVPFDCDPNNTATLFEHLKRSFYHVIHNRGPHGLPLIGRADWNDCLNLNCFSKEPGESFQTTANIEGRVAESVFIAGLFVFVGPDFVELCKRRGLDQEAAEAQRYIDEMRKITLEHGFDGDWFLRAYDHYGQKVGSKENEEGQIFIEPQGICVMAGIGVEEGLAEKSLNAVQERLETDYGIVLNNPAFTKYYLNLGEISTYPPGYKENAGIFCHNNPWVMMAETVIGRGDRAFELYKKIAPAYLEDISEIHRMEPYVYAQMIAGKDAVREGEAKNSWLTGTAAWNYVAITQAILGIQPDFDGLKIDPCIPKDWEGYTITRVFRGDTLNIAVKNPNRVSKGVQSITVNGQAIEGNVVPVAGDGGTYQIEVVLG from the coding sequence ATGAAATTCGGTCACTTTGATGATGCACGCAAGGAATACGTCATCAACACGCCCAAGACGCCGTATCCATGGATTAATTACTTGGGCAACGAGCAGTTTTTTGGACTGATGTCCAATACGGCCGGCGGCTACTGCTTCTATCGCGATGCCCGCCTGCGCCGCATCACCCGCTATCGTTACAATAACATTCCTATCGACAACGGCGGACGCTATTTTTATTTGCATGACAATGGCGACTACTGGACGCCCGGCTGGATGCCTGTCAAGCGCGAGCTCGATTTTTACGAATGCCGGCACGGCTTGGGCTACACGTCCATCACCGGCGAACGCAACGGCGTCCGCGTGAACCAGCTGGCGCTCGTGCCGCTTCAATTCAACGGCGAAGTGCATAAGGTGACCGTCTCCAATACTTCCGGCGCCGAAAAGCAAGTCAAGTTGTTCTCCTTCATCGAGTTTTGCTTGTGGAACGCCCATGATGACATGACCAACTTCCAGCGCAACCTGAGCACAGGCGAAGTGGAGGTGAAGGGTTCTGTTGTCTATCACAAGACCGAATACCGCGAGCGCCGGAACCACTATGCTTTCTATTCCGTGAACAGCCCCATCGACGGCTTCGATACGGACCGGGAATCCTTCCTTGGCGCCTATAACGGCCTTGATACTCCTCAAGTAGTCGAAGCAGGCCAGGCATCGAACTCTGTGGCCAGCGGCTGGTCGCCGATCGCTTCCCATGCGATTCACATCACGCTGCAGCCTGGCGAGGAGAAAAGCTTCATCTTCGTACTCGGCTATGTGGAAAATCCTGAAGAAGAGAAGTGGGAAGCGCCGAATGTGATCAACAAGACTCGCGCACAGGCGATGATTGACCGATTCGCAACAGATGCCGATGTCGAAAAGGCTATGGCGGACTTAAGCGACTACTGGAACGGTCTGCTGTCCAAGTACATGATTGAAAGCCGCGACGAGAAGCTGGACCGGATGGTGAACATTTGGAATCCGTATCAATGTATGGTCACCTTCAACATGTCCCGCTCTGCCTCCTATTTCGAGTCCGGTATCGGTCGAGGCATGGGCTTTCGCGATTCCAACCAGGATTTGCTCGGCTTCGTCCACCAAATTCCGGAGCGGGCCAGAGAGCGAATTATCGATATTGCTTCCACGCAATTCGAGGATGGCAGCGCCTATCACCAATACCAGCCGCTTACGAAGAAGGGCAACAACGAGGTCGGCAGCGGCTTCAACGACGATCCATTGTGGCTGATTCTCGGCACCTCCGCTTACATTAAGGAGACCGGCGACTTCAGCATACTCGATGAACAAGTGCCGTTCGACTGCGACCCGAACAATACGGCCACCCTGTTCGAGCACTTGAAGCGTTCGTTCTATCATGTCATTCACAATAGAGGTCCGCACGGATTGCCGCTAATCGGACGCGCTGACTGGAACGATTGCTTGAACCTGAACTGCTTCTCCAAGGAGCCGGGCGAATCGTTCCAGACGACCGCCAACATCGAAGGCCGCGTGGCCGAATCCGTCTTCATCGCCGGCCTGTTCGTCTTCGTCGGTCCGGATTTCGTCGAGCTGTGCAAGCGCAGAGGATTGGATCAGGAGGCGGCAGAAGCGCAGCGGTATATTGACGAGATGCGCAAGATTACCCTTGAGCACGGCTTCGACGGCGACTGGTTCTTGCGTGCGTATGATCACTACGGCCAGAAGGTCGGCAGCAAGGAAAATGAAGAGGGCCAAATTTTCATCGAGCCGCAAGGCATATGTGTCATGGCCGGCATTGGCGTAGAGGAAGGATTGGCTGAGAAATCCTTGAATGCAGTGCAGGAACGATTGGAAACCGACTACGGCATCGTGCTGAACAACCCGGCCTTTACGAAGTACTATCTGAACCTTGGCGAAATTTCGACCTATCCGCCAGGCTATAAGGAAAACGCCGGCATCTTCTGCCATAACAACCCTTGGGTGATGATGGCGGAAACCGTTATCGGTCGCGGTGACCGCGCGTTCGAGCTGTACAAGAAAATTGCCCCTGCTTATCTGGAGGACATCAGCGAAATTCACCGCATGGAGCCTTATGTCTATGCGCAGATGATTGCAGGCAAGGACGCCGTGCGCGAAGGGGAAGCGAAGAATTCCTGGCTGACAGGCACTGCCGCCTGGAACTATGTCGCGATTACCCAGGCGATTCTTGGCATTCAGCCAGATTTCGACGGGTTGAAGATCGATCCGTGTATCCCGAAGGATTGGGAAGGCTACACGATCACCCGCGTCTTCCGCGGCGATACACTGAACATTGCCGTCAAAAATCCGAATCGCGTGTCCAAGGGCGTGCAGTCCATTACTGTCAACGGCCAGGCCATCGAAGGCAATGTTGTGCCGGTTGCAGGCGACGGCGGTACGTACCAAATCGAGGTTGTCCTCGGCTAA
- a CDS encoding LacI family DNA-binding transcriptional regulator, giving the protein MRSEDIARLAGVSRSTVSRVMNNYPNVPEETRRKVMKVIEKYRYEPNTSARVLAGKGTNTIGLFVVSIADHQSSNRIYQNNYFAPFVDAIVDTANSLGYYVLIHTVYTQEDFAKVRQAFLQRRIDGGIIVGTQTNIAMVQEIAGLHAPFILIDYDVAEIVENRLNQNCLSIINTDDYEGAKEAVTHLIDLGHREIAMITGRTNTYSGRQRYQAYVDTLHARGLPFKEAYVLHGEFLKHKAYEEVKRLIQSGARPTAIFSANDDMAIAAMKALQEEGLQVPDDVSIIGFDDVPVAAQLAPRLTSVRLPLYEMSKEAVHTVIAMCERRQIAFHTVRFPTKLMIRDSCKPL; this is encoded by the coding sequence ATGCGCAGCGAAGATATTGCGAGGCTAGCCGGTGTATCCCGAAGTACCGTTTCAAGAGTGATGAACAATTACCCGAATGTGCCGGAGGAAACTCGGCGGAAAGTCATGAAGGTTATCGAGAAGTACCGGTATGAGCCGAATACCTCGGCAAGAGTTCTGGCGGGCAAGGGAACGAACACGATCGGTTTGTTCGTCGTCAGCATTGCGGACCATCAGTCCTCCAACCGCATTTACCAGAACAACTATTTTGCTCCATTCGTCGATGCCATTGTAGATACGGCGAACAGTCTGGGCTATTACGTCCTCATTCATACTGTATATACGCAAGAGGACTTCGCCAAGGTACGCCAGGCGTTCTTGCAGCGCCGCATTGACGGCGGCATTATCGTCGGAACCCAGACCAACATAGCTATGGTGCAGGAAATTGCCGGGCTGCACGCGCCCTTCATCCTGATCGACTATGATGTTGCTGAAATCGTGGAAAACCGGCTGAACCAAAACTGCTTGTCCATTATCAACACAGACGATTACGAGGGCGCCAAAGAGGCTGTTACACACTTGATCGACCTTGGTCATCGGGAGATCGCCATGATTACAGGCAGGACCAACACGTATTCCGGGAGACAGCGATATCAGGCTTATGTGGATACCCTTCATGCGCGCGGCCTGCCGTTCAAGGAAGCCTATGTGCTGCACGGGGAATTCCTGAAGCACAAAGCCTACGAGGAAGTGAAGCGCCTAATCCAAAGCGGCGCGCGGCCTACCGCAATCTTCTCGGCCAATGACGATATGGCCATTGCCGCAATGAAGGCTCTGCAGGAAGAAGGGCTGCAAGTACCGGATGATGTGTCGATCATCGGCTTCGACGATGTGCCCGTAGCCGCCCAGCTGGCGCCGCGGCTCACCTCTGTCCGGCTGCCGCTGTACGAGATGTCGAAGGAGGCTGTCCATACCGTCATCGCCATGTGCGAACGGAGGCAGATCGCCTTTCACACCGTTCGCTTTCCGACTAAGCTCATGATTCGGGATTCCTGCAAACCGCTGTAG